One window of the Gimesia chilikensis genome contains the following:
- the hypD gene encoding hydrogenase formation protein HypD, translating into MKYLDEYRDPAAAQRLLAEIRKTATRRWTLMEVCGGQTHSLLRHGIAAELEGTVELIHGPGCPVCVTSQVDIDFACELAQREDMILASFGDMLRVPGSERSLLDVRTAGGQVQVVYSPLDAVRLAQKNPQRQIVFFAVGFETTAPATALAVRQAERDGVQNFSLLVSHVRVQPAMESLVKTPDHRVQAFLAAGHVCTVMGYESYESFVERYQLPVVVTGFEPLDLLEGILACVRQLEQGQARLENCYARAVQAAGNRAARDLVQEIYQINDRTWRGFGVISRGGLELRPEWSHFDARLRFEKSELPVLENDACRSYDVMTGQLKPTDCPEFGKRCSPDSPLGAPMVSSEGACAAYYRYAMPVDHTT; encoded by the coding sequence ATGAAGTACCTGGATGAATATCGAGACCCGGCAGCAGCACAGCGCCTGCTGGCGGAAATTCGGAAGACCGCCACACGCCGTTGGACGTTGATGGAAGTCTGCGGAGGCCAGACCCACAGCCTGCTCCGACACGGGATCGCTGCAGAACTGGAAGGGACCGTAGAACTGATTCATGGTCCCGGTTGTCCGGTCTGCGTCACCAGTCAGGTAGACATCGATTTCGCCTGTGAGCTGGCGCAGCGGGAAGACATGATTCTTGCCAGCTTTGGAGATATGCTGCGTGTGCCGGGCAGTGAGCGTTCGCTGCTCGATGTTCGCACCGCGGGCGGGCAGGTGCAGGTCGTGTATTCGCCTCTGGATGCGGTCAGACTGGCTCAGAAAAATCCCCAGCGACAGATCGTCTTCTTCGCAGTCGGTTTCGAAACGACGGCTCCTGCGACGGCACTGGCGGTCAGGCAGGCGGAGCGAGACGGAGTGCAGAATTTCAGTCTGCTGGTTTCACATGTGCGTGTGCAGCCGGCGATGGAGTCCCTGGTGAAAACACCCGATCATCGGGTTCAGGCATTTCTGGCGGCAGGTCATGTCTGCACCGTGATGGGCTACGAATCGTATGAATCATTTGTGGAACGCTATCAGTTACCCGTGGTCGTCACCGGCTTCGAGCCCCTGGATCTGTTGGAAGGGATACTGGCCTGTGTAAGACAACTCGAACAGGGACAGGCACGGTTGGAAAACTGTTATGCCCGCGCTGTGCAGGCCGCAGGGAATCGAGCCGCACGCGATCTGGTTCAGGAGATCTACCAGATCAACGATCGCACCTGGCGTGGATTCGGTGTGATTTCCCGCGGAGGCCTGGAACTACGACCTGAGTGGAGCCATTTTGACGCGCGACTGCGTTTTGAAAAATCTGAGCTGCCGGTGCTGGAGAATGATGCGTGTCGCAGTTATGACGTCATGACCGGTCAGCTGAAACCGACGGACTGTCCCGAATTCGGTAAACGCTGCAGTCCCGATTCACCCCTGGGAGCACCGATGGTATCGTCAGAAGGCGCCTGTGCTGCCTATTATCGTTATGCTATGCCAGTGGACCACACAACTTGA
- a CDS encoding F0F1 ATP synthase subunit gamma, whose translation MQDFETLKRSIDSTRDLESVVRTMKTLAAVSIRQYEQAVDSLEDFAETVNRGLAMVLKNVPPQTSLSELQGTGSTGIIVFGSDQGMCGQFNEQIGSFALDYFADDPQPATEHAWMVIGSRISGKLLDAGCQIDYEFNLPGAVTGISPLVADILAEIDRWRYERHLGKIYIFYNQRVSASSYKPHAQQLLPIDPAQLAESYTPASSSRSLPLFTMPPGVLLSRLIRQYLFVSLFRACAESQAGENASRIASMQAAEHNIKERLMNLQAEFNQRRQTAITEELLDVVTGFEALKEEK comes from the coding sequence ATGCAGGACTTTGAAACTTTAAAACGCAGTATCGACAGCACACGCGACCTGGAATCGGTAGTGCGGACAATGAAAACCCTGGCCGCGGTCAGCATCCGCCAATACGAACAGGCCGTCGATTCACTGGAAGATTTCGCGGAAACGGTCAATCGCGGATTAGCCATGGTCCTGAAAAACGTGCCTCCGCAGACAAGCCTGTCTGAACTGCAGGGAACCGGTTCAACAGGCATTATTGTCTTCGGTTCTGACCAGGGAATGTGCGGTCAGTTCAATGAGCAGATCGGTTCTTTCGCACTGGATTATTTTGCGGATGATCCCCAGCCAGCGACAGAGCATGCGTGGATGGTCATCGGATCCCGTATCTCCGGGAAACTCCTGGACGCAGGTTGCCAGATCGACTACGAATTCAATCTGCCGGGAGCCGTTACCGGCATATCCCCCCTCGTCGCAGACATCCTCGCAGAAATTGATCGCTGGCGATATGAACGACACCTGGGGAAAATCTATATCTTCTACAATCAACGGGTTTCCGCCTCATCCTATAAGCCACATGCCCAGCAGCTACTGCCCATTGATCCTGCTCAACTCGCAGAGAGTTATACACCCGCCTCATCATCCCGTTCACTGCCCCTGTTTACGATGCCTCCCGGCGTTTTACTCTCGCGGCTCATTCGACAATATCTGTTTGTTTCGCTGTTCCGCGCCTGTGCAGAATCTCAGGCGGGTGAAAACGCAAGTCGGATTGCGTCCATGCAGGCAGCAGAACACAATATTAAAGAGCGGCTGATGAATCTTCAGGCCGAATTTAATCAACGTCGCCAGACCGCGATCACGGAAGAACTCCTCGATGTGGTCACCGGCTTTGAAGCTCTCAAAGAGGAGAAATAA
- the hypE gene encoding hydrogenase expression/formation protein HypE, which translates to MTEREGKSQGGWQLNCPVSLRDYAECVTLAHGEGGRLSRKLIQDRILKILQPVASQSLDDSTRLPHSGQPLAMTTDSFVVTPLFFPGGDIGSLAIYGTVNDLAVSGARPRWLTLSLIIEEGLPLAVLERILESVARAAGETAVQVVAGDTKVVPRGAVDGLFINTAGVGELLEPVPPGPAQLQAGDELIVSGPLGQHGMAVMAVREELGIEPLPQSDSGSLYPAVEQLRLTLGTRIRCLRDATRGGVAAVLHEWAEVCGKTLSIEERTLPVTPEVRGISELLGLDPLHIANEGTMLLAVEQGVAAEAVAQLQMIPGMERASRIGVVRERGVAPVTVQRTLGAEQPLADPLGSPLPRIC; encoded by the coding sequence ATGACCGAACGGGAAGGTAAATCTCAAGGCGGCTGGCAGCTGAACTGTCCGGTCTCACTCCGCGATTATGCGGAATGCGTGACACTGGCGCACGGAGAAGGGGGACGGCTGTCGCGGAAGCTGATCCAGGATCGGATTCTAAAAATCCTGCAGCCGGTCGCTTCTCAGTCTCTGGATGACTCCACTCGATTACCCCACAGCGGACAACCACTGGCCATGACAACGGATAGTTTTGTCGTCACCCCATTATTTTTCCCGGGAGGAGACATCGGTTCGCTGGCGATCTATGGTACGGTTAACGATCTGGCGGTCAGCGGCGCCAGGCCACGCTGGCTGACCCTCTCACTGATAATCGAGGAAGGGCTTCCTCTGGCGGTGCTGGAACGAATTCTGGAAAGTGTCGCACGAGCAGCAGGAGAGACTGCAGTGCAGGTTGTGGCTGGAGATACCAAGGTTGTTCCACGGGGGGCGGTGGATGGACTGTTTATCAACACCGCGGGGGTCGGGGAGTTGCTGGAGCCGGTTCCCCCCGGTCCGGCTCAGCTCCAGGCAGGTGACGAACTGATCGTCAGTGGTCCTCTGGGCCAGCACGGGATGGCGGTGATGGCGGTGCGGGAAGAACTGGGTATCGAGCCGCTACCGCAAAGTGATTCGGGTTCGCTGTATCCTGCCGTAGAGCAGCTGCGACTCACTCTGGGGACGCGAATCCGCTGTCTGCGCGATGCAACACGAGGTGGAGTGGCTGCGGTTTTGCACGAATGGGCAGAAGTCTGTGGAAAGACATTGAGTATCGAGGAACGAACTTTGCCTGTAACGCCTGAAGTGCGTGGAATCAGTGAGTTGCTCGGGCTCGATCCGCTGCATATCGCTAACGAAGGGACAATGCTGCTGGCTGTGGAGCAGGGGGTGGCGGCAGAGGCTGTTGCGCAGTTGCAGATGATTCCGGGCATGGAGCGGGCCAGTCGGATCGGTGTCGTCAGAGAACGCGGTGTTGCTCCTGTGACGGTGCAACGCACACTGGGAGCGGAACAGCCACTGGCGGACCCCCTGGGGAGTCCGCTGCCTCGGATCTGCTGA
- a CDS encoding alternate F1F0 ATPase, F1 subunit alpha: MSIHPDIQILLDNTFGKFGGVLEQHDFDPRLIEIGKVTYVGRSHARVSGLPNVQSEELLQFPNHVLGLALNLDPNEVGVVLLDPSDQLTAGDEVRRTHRLLDVPVGESLIGRVIDPVGRPLDGHGPVSAAERRPYERDPASITDRSPVTVPLQTGLKVIDALIPIGRGQRELILGDRQTGKTAIALDTILNQKNKDVICIYCAIGQRNTAVAKVIDDLRKHGALDYTAVVVAESDAPPGLQFVAPYAATTLGEYFMDRGQDVLVIYDDLTSHARSYRELSLLLRRPPGREAFPGDIFYLHSRLLERSTHLHERLGGGSLTALPVAETEAQNLSAYIPTNLISITDGQIYLSPQLFQKGILPAVDVGRSVSRVGGKTQLPAYRAVAGDLRLSYSQFEELETFSRFSSRLDEETLATLERGRRVREIFKQPQYQTLSVPEQISVLVAMSAGVFDDIDLKHIRTLEERIAPLLESDFPNLSEAILEGKKLTDSDQQAIVEAAHKEVALFTQDQA, from the coding sequence ATGAGTATTCATCCTGACATCCAGATTCTGCTCGATAACACATTCGGTAAATTCGGTGGTGTTTTGGAGCAGCACGATTTCGACCCCCGGTTGATTGAAATCGGAAAAGTCACCTACGTCGGTCGCAGTCATGCCCGGGTCAGCGGGCTTCCCAACGTTCAATCAGAAGAACTGCTGCAGTTCCCCAATCATGTACTGGGACTGGCGTTGAATTTGGATCCGAATGAAGTAGGCGTCGTCCTGTTGGATCCCAGCGACCAGTTGACAGCCGGCGATGAAGTCCGCCGCACACATCGACTGTTAGACGTACCAGTCGGTGAATCATTGATCGGGCGCGTGATTGACCCGGTGGGGCGTCCCCTGGATGGTCACGGTCCTGTCTCTGCGGCCGAACGTCGTCCTTATGAACGGGATCCGGCATCGATTACGGATCGCTCCCCCGTCACGGTTCCACTACAGACCGGCCTGAAAGTGATTGATGCTCTGATCCCCATCGGTCGCGGCCAGCGGGAGTTGATCCTCGGAGACCGTCAGACCGGGAAGACCGCCATCGCCCTGGACACGATTCTTAACCAGAAAAACAAAGACGTGATCTGTATTTACTGCGCCATTGGTCAGAGAAATACCGCAGTCGCGAAAGTCATCGACGATTTACGCAAGCATGGTGCGCTGGATTACACCGCTGTCGTCGTCGCCGAGAGCGATGCCCCCCCGGGTCTGCAGTTCGTAGCGCCTTATGCAGCGACCACCCTCGGCGAGTATTTTATGGACCGTGGTCAGGATGTGCTAGTCATCTATGACGATTTGACTTCTCACGCCCGTTCTTATCGCGAACTTTCTCTGCTGCTCAGACGGCCTCCCGGTCGCGAAGCCTTTCCTGGGGACATCTTCTATCTGCACTCCCGGCTGCTGGAACGGTCCACGCACCTGCATGAACGACTGGGAGGCGGTTCGCTGACCGCCCTTCCCGTTGCAGAAACGGAAGCTCAGAATCTTTCTGCCTATATTCCGACGAACCTGATTTCGATCACCGATGGCCAGATTTATCTGTCTCCCCAGTTATTCCAGAAAGGAATTCTGCCCGCTGTGGATGTGGGGCGTTCCGTTTCCCGAGTCGGCGGCAAGACACAACTGCCTGCCTACCGGGCAGTCGCCGGCGATTTACGGCTCTCTTACAGTCAGTTCGAGGAACTGGAAACGTTCTCCCGCTTCAGCAGTCGTCTGGATGAGGAAACGCTGGCAACGCTGGAACGGGGGCGACGGGTGCGTGAGATCTTCAAACAGCCTCAGTATCAGACACTTTCCGTGCCGGAACAGATCTCGGTCCTGGTCGCGATGTCTGCAGGTGTCTTCGATGATATCGATTTAAAACACATCCGGACTTTGGAAGAACGCATCGCGCCTCTGCTCGAATCCGACTTCCCCAACTTGAGTGAAGCCATTCTGGAGGGGAAAAAACTGACCGACAGTGACCAACAGGCGATTGTAGAAGCAGCGCATAAAGAAGTCGCATTATTCACACAGGACCAGGCTTGA
- a CDS encoding CBS domain-containing protein: MTDQPTTPVASDFMTTHVEVVTPDMHLSDVIHFLLKHHVSNAPVVELKDGKKILQGFISEHDCLCALSDEVFFGFPSPPQTARTIMTAHPICITPHTDLFSIVSVFNSHKLRHLPVVENGHLLGIVSRHDILKEMDEYYKKNLHHQDHERMLRDTSQTLNLRFTIDRDHE; this comes from the coding sequence ATGACCGATCAGCCCACAACTCCCGTAGCCAGCGATTTCATGACCACCCACGTGGAAGTTGTCACTCCCGACATGCATTTGTCTGATGTGATCCATTTTCTGTTGAAGCATCATGTCTCAAATGCCCCCGTGGTCGAGCTTAAGGATGGCAAGAAGATCCTGCAGGGTTTTATCTCCGAACACGATTGCCTGTGTGCGCTCTCTGATGAAGTCTTTTTCGGCTTCCCCAGCCCTCCGCAGACAGCCCGCACCATCATGACCGCGCATCCGATCTGCATTACCCCCCACACAGATCTGTTCTCGATTGTCTCAGTCTTTAACAGCCACAAACTGCGACATCTGCCGGTTGTTGAAAATGGACACCTGCTGGGGATTGTCAGTCGGCACGATATTCTCAAAGAGATGGATGAATATTACAAAAAGAATCTGCATCACCAGGATCACGAACGCATGCTGCGTGACACATCGCAAACCCTCAATCTGCGATTCACCATTGATCGTGATCACGAGTAA